In a genomic window of Sinorhizobium meliloti:
- a CDS encoding SDR family oxidoreductase has translation MKVLVTGHRGYIGAVLTSMLHQRDHDVTGLDSDIFRSCTFSGVLDDTPTMEEDVRDIVVDDLAGFEAVIHLAGLSNDPLGDYRPNLTQQINCEASVNLARLAKKAGVPRFLFASSCSNYGAAGSDFLTESAAFNPVTPYGISKVEVEHAVAPMADESFSPTFLRASTAYGLSPRIRFDLVLNNLTAWAFTTGQIYLKSDGSPWRPIVHVEDIARAYIAALEADRGLVHNEAFNVGLTTENYQVCEIADIVQAIVPNSRIEFAPDAGPDTRCYRVDCNYIGRRLHAFKPQWTARRGVEQLYETFCSVGLSVEDFEGERFKRIAHVKKLIRNGELDEDLRRVSAPAMAVAV, from the coding sequence ATGAAGGTGCTGGTTACGGGCCACCGCGGCTACATCGGGGCCGTCCTGACGTCGATGCTGCATCAGCGCGATCACGACGTGACCGGGCTCGACAGTGATATTTTCCGCTCCTGCACGTTCTCAGGCGTCCTCGACGATACGCCGACGATGGAAGAGGATGTCCGCGACATTGTCGTCGACGATCTGGCCGGTTTCGAGGCCGTCATACACCTCGCCGGGCTCTCCAACGACCCTCTTGGGGACTATCGCCCGAACCTCACCCAGCAAATCAACTGCGAAGCTTCCGTGAATTTGGCGCGGCTTGCAAAAAAGGCAGGCGTGCCTCGTTTCCTTTTTGCCTCGTCCTGCAGCAATTACGGAGCCGCAGGCTCGGATTTTTTGACTGAAAGCGCCGCTTTCAACCCCGTCACGCCGTATGGCATTTCGAAGGTGGAAGTGGAGCACGCGGTTGCCCCCATGGCGGATGAAAGCTTCAGCCCGACTTTCCTGCGCGCTTCCACGGCCTACGGCCTGTCGCCGCGCATCCGTTTTGATCTTGTCCTCAACAATCTGACCGCCTGGGCGTTCACCACCGGGCAAATCTACCTCAAGAGCGATGGCTCTCCTTGGCGTCCGATCGTGCATGTGGAAGACATTGCTCGCGCCTATATTGCCGCGCTCGAGGCCGATCGTGGGCTTGTCCACAACGAGGCCTTTAATGTGGGACTGACCACCGAGAATTACCAGGTTTGCGAAATCGCCGACATCGTCCAAGCCATCGTGCCAAACAGTCGGATCGAGTTCGCGCCCGATGCGGGTCCGGATACGCGATGCTATCGAGTCGATTGCAACTACATTGGTCGGCGCTTGCACGCCTTCAAGCCCCAATGGACGGCTCGGCGCGGCGTCGAGCAACTTTATGAGACGTTCTGCTCGGTTGGCCTTTCCGTCGAAGATTTTGAAGGCGAGCGCTTCAAGCGCATCGCCCATGTGAAGAAGCTGATCCGCAATGGCGAGTTGGACGAAGACCTGCGCCGGGTTTCCGCTCCTGCCATGGCGGTGGCGGTCTAA
- the rfbF gene encoding glucose-1-phosphate cytidylyltransferase: protein MKVGILAGGFGTRLAEETEVRPKPMVEIGGMPILWHIMMHYSRFGHREFAIALGYKGEYIKRWFSDYIALSGTLTVNAATGNVRRHTNAAPDWSVDLVETGLKTLTGGRIKRLIDWMNNGTFMLTWGDGVSNIDLDELVAFHRSHGKLATMTAVRPPARYGHIQFDGNRVVEFTEKPQASEGWINGAFFVLEPGVRDYIGGDEDMFEHAPMQRLAAAGQLMAYRHEAFWQCMDTLREKHILQTLWDSGNAPWKTWE from the coding sequence ATGAAAGTGGGTATCTTGGCTGGTGGCTTCGGCACGAGGCTGGCCGAAGAAACGGAGGTTCGACCCAAGCCGATGGTCGAGATCGGCGGCATGCCGATCCTCTGGCACATCATGATGCACTACTCTCGCTTTGGCCATCGGGAGTTTGCGATCGCGCTCGGCTATAAGGGTGAGTACATCAAACGCTGGTTCAGCGACTACATCGCACTTAGTGGCACTTTGACGGTTAACGCGGCGACCGGGAACGTGAGGCGTCACACGAATGCTGCCCCGGACTGGTCCGTCGATCTCGTCGAGACTGGGCTCAAAACGCTGACGGGCGGCCGCATCAAGCGCCTGATCGACTGGATGAACAACGGTACCTTCATGCTCACGTGGGGCGACGGCGTTTCGAACATCGATCTGGACGAACTCGTTGCCTTTCACCGAAGCCACGGCAAACTCGCGACAATGACGGCGGTGCGTCCGCCTGCGCGCTACGGACACATTCAGTTCGACGGCAACCGCGTCGTCGAATTCACCGAGAAACCGCAGGCTTCGGAAGGTTGGATCAACGGAGCGTTCTTCGTGCTTGAGCCGGGCGTGCGCGATTATATCGGCGGCGACGAAGACATGTTTGAACACGCGCCCATGCAGCGGCTCGCGGCTGCTGGCCAACTGATGGCGTACCGCCATGAAGCCTTCTGGCAATGCATGGATACGTTGCGGGAGAAGCACATCCTGCAGACACTTTGGGACAGCGGCAACGCGCCCTGGAAAACGTGGGAGTGA
- a CDS encoding PIG-L deacetylase family protein: MKNLLTKTVCLTQAISATMHVQRRANNTSERMMDTHTWDVRQALCTILDSRMRRRFKPFDVADWSASSVIFAPHPDDETLGCGGVAAKKLASGVEVRFVFVTDGAASHRRLISPEELRSRREAEALEAVHRLGASAKSVTFLRFPDAEASGHIHAITKAIVPLLERWRPQSVFVTHAKDPPSDHIAVNAAVRAALRRHDRPLTVFEYPVWYWYHWPWVRPGGDLPGMWRTTLRQTIKTVAGLRALSALNTLVPIGDFLDVKRHALAAHVSQTQRPEDKDDWQTLSDLSSGEFVARLLADHEVFTRYRVNF, encoded by the coding sequence ATGAAGAACCTCCTCACGAAGACTGTGTGCCTGACGCAGGCGATTTCAGCTACGATGCATGTTCAGCGCCGAGCAAACAACACGAGCGAACGGATGATGGACACGCACACCTGGGACGTCAGGCAGGCCCTTTGCACGATCCTCGATAGCCGTATGCGGCGTCGATTTAAGCCCTTTGATGTAGCGGATTGGTCCGCGTCGTCCGTCATCTTCGCGCCGCATCCAGACGATGAGACGCTGGGTTGCGGCGGCGTTGCCGCCAAGAAGCTGGCTTCAGGCGTTGAGGTCCGCTTTGTTTTCGTTACCGACGGCGCAGCGTCTCATCGGAGGCTCATCAGTCCTGAAGAATTGCGCTCCAGGAGGGAGGCCGAAGCGCTTGAGGCGGTCCACCGTCTCGGTGCCTCCGCCAAAAGTGTGACCTTCTTACGCTTTCCTGATGCGGAGGCATCTGGTCACATTCATGCGATAACGAAAGCGATCGTGCCGTTGCTTGAAAGATGGCGGCCGCAAAGCGTGTTTGTCACCCATGCAAAAGACCCGCCTTCCGACCATATCGCTGTCAACGCCGCCGTGCGGGCGGCACTTCGCCGGCATGATCGCCCGCTCACCGTCTTCGAATACCCGGTTTGGTATTGGTATCACTGGCCCTGGGTTCGTCCCGGGGGCGATCTTCCCGGCATGTGGCGAACCACCCTGCGGCAGACAATCAAGACCGTCGCCGGGCTGCGTGCGCTATCTGCACTCAACACGCTGGTCCCGATCGGCGACTTCCTCGACGTAAAGCGCCACGCACTGGCAGCACATGTTTCGCAGACGCAACGCCCGGAAGACAAGGATGATTGGCAGACACTTTCAGACCTCTCCAGCGGTGAGTTTGTTGCGCGGCTGCTTGCAGACCATGAAGTGTTCACACGCTACCGGGTCAATTTTTAG